A portion of the Rhizoctonia solani chromosome 6, complete sequence genome contains these proteins:
- a CDS encoding cytochrome P450 family protein, protein MPIFWGVAKETTSIIKKDLEFSSSSKEVDIFLWTTAAALDLIGEAGLGYSFNSFSGQRDEYSTAIKKAKQSLAKLAPLIQLLPYVHRIGTSGFRQWIMDIIPSSTIQKLRRATKVQNEQAEEIIRARQELLSAGKDLSSETGRGKDIMTLLIKARESEGAESYIDRQSMIGHMNIFIFAGHEPMRYSLEGKQINMVIISDDSASITRILDLLAQHTSIQDRLREELRHYFESNRDEVHHDALLELPYLDGIVRESLRLFPPVSNIPRVCVEDTILSLDCPIDTPSGRVTSVPVKKGTMVFLNNVYFNRNKAIWGERANDFLPERWMEKKIDEVTEVGSRLPGIYSSMMTFGSGSYACISSLIVLDGSRGFKFAVMEIKVMLAELVTSFRFEPANEECTWVNIGLGLPYAPYLKKELNNADKSPKFFLKVSKL, encoded by the exons ATGCCTATATTTTGGGGTGTTGCCAAAGAG ACTACTAGTATAATAAAGAAAGACTTGGAATTCTCCTCGAGCTCCAAAGAGGTTGATATATTCCTATGGACGACCGCCGCTGCCCTAGATTTAATCGGTGAAGCTGGGCTTGGATATTCTTTCAACTCGTTCTCCGGACAAAGAGACGAATATAGTACCGCGATCAAGAAAGCCAA ACAATCCCTGGCCAAACTCGCACCATTAATTCAACTCCTCCCATACGTTCATCGGATTGGGACATCCGGATTTCGTCAATGGATTATGGATATTATACCATCCAGCACCATTCAGAAGCTTCGACGTGCAACCAAGGTCCAGAACGAGCAAGCCGAAGAAATTATTCGTGCTCGCCAAGAATTGCTATCTGCTGGAAAGGATTTATCTTCAGAGACAGGAAGAGGCAAAGACATTATGACGCTGCTAA TAAAAGCCAGGGAGTCCGAAGGGGCTGAGTCGTATATTGATCGCCAGTCCATGATCGGACACATGaa TATATTCATTTTCGCTGGCCATGAACCAATGAGGTATAGTCTTGAAGGAAAACAGATAAACATGGTCATAATCTCGGATGACAGCGCCTCTATAACTCGCATCCTGGATTTACTCGCGCAGCACACTAGTATTCAGGATAGACTGCGAGAAGAGCTCCGCCATTATTTCGAATCGAACCGAGACGAGGTTCATCATGATGCACTCCTCGAATTACCGTACTTGGACGGAATTGTACGAGAGTCGCTTCGGCTATTCCCACCAGTATCTAATATTCCCCGCGT ATGCGTGGAGGATACCATTCTCTCTCTGGATTGTCCCATTGATACCCCTTCCGGTAGGGTTACGAGCGTACCAGTCAAGAAAGGAACTATGGTATTCTTAAACAATGTCTATTTCAATCGCAATAAAGCGATATGGGGTGAAAGAGCAAACGATTTTTTGCCCGAGCgatggatggagaagaagatcGATGAGGTGACGGAGGTGGGGTCACGTCTACCCGGAATATATTCGTCGAT GATGACTTTTGGTTCAGGCTCCTACGCATGTAT CTCGTCATTGATAGTATTGGATGGATCCAGAGGATTCAAGTTTGCGGTAATGGAGATTA AGGTGATGCTTGCCGAGCTCGTTACTAGCTTTAGGTTCGAGCCCGCTAATGAAGAATGTACTTGGGTG AATATTGGGCTTGGGCTCCCATATGCACCCTATTTGAAAAAGGAGTTAAACAATGCGGATAAATCTCCCAAATTCTTTCTTAAGGTCTCCAAGCTGTAA
- a CDS encoding cytochrome P450 family protein, translated as MSSGDSPWGSEWILLVGIVILAVYWLRGPKVISKLPVATGGHWLVGHLKNLMGVDGLEYQGRIFSKYGPTVMLKGLMGSPVIFSIDPAVIHSVQSKEKDKFHRPNGPTIMIRAVFGGGLFALSGNEHRIQRKA; from the exons ATGTCCTCAGGTGATTCACCTTGGGGTTCGGAGTGGATCTTGCTTGTCGGCATAGTTATTCTTGCTGTGTATTGGCTACGCGGTCCGAAAGTTATTTCTAAGCTTCCCGTTGCAACAGGAGGACATTGGCTCGTCG GTCACCTTAAAAATCTTATGGGAGTCGATGGACTTGAATATCAGGGACGGATATTCTCCAAATATGGTCCAACTGTGATGCTCAAAGGGTTAATGGGA AGCCCAGTCATATTCTCAATTGATCCAGCCGTCATTCACTCTGTTCAAAGCAAGGAAAAAGACAAGTTTCACCGTCCCAACGGTCCCACAAT CATGATCCGGGCCGTTTTCGGAGGTGGATTATTTGCGCTTTCTG GCAACGAACATCGTATTCAGCGCAAGGCATGA
- a CDS encoding Transposable element Tcb2 transposase translates to MPKAFSQDTLNLVLSLLDSDKTHAQIIKKTGVLSAYITKVTRKHRPHLARSKGGCPRKLNPTAVRYAVQLVTNGNKVSTRKAAITLSALSGESIHRDTVRHALLEAGLRAVKKTQKPKLTPKHIKERIAFARAHKDWTVADWKQVLWSDKTTITRLWSDGVYWGWARPGEKLSDRLITPALSHGGGSFMFWGCMGWPGTGYGCKVEGSFNKEVYEEILGDEFTRSLKHLGMKAREVIYMHDNARPHKAKAPTKWLKNHGVECLEWPANSPDLNPIENLWAELKRRLGEYEEVPNGMLELWERVQVVWDEFAPEYCQKLIETMPRRMAMVLERKGKSIPY, encoded by the coding sequence ATGCCTAAAGCATTTTCTCAGGACACTCTTAACTTGGTACTATCCTTACTTGACTCAGACAAGACACATGCTCAAATCATCAAAAAAACGGGTGTTTTGTCCGCTTATATCACAAAAGTCACTAGAAAACACCGCCCGCACCTGGCGAGGTCCAAAGGCGGTTGTCCACGCAAGCTCAATCCCACTGCCGTTCGCTATGCTGTCCAACTTGTAACCAACGGAAATAAAGTCAGCACACGGAAGGCCGCTATAACACTGTCCGCGCTTAGCGGGGAGTCCATCCATCGTGACACTGTCCGCCATGCGTTGTTAGAAGCTGGTTTACGAGCTGTAAAGAAGACACAAAAACCAAAGCTCACCCCAAAACATATCAAAGAGCGAATCGCATTTGCCAGAGCTCACAAGGATTGGACTGTAGCCGATTGGAAACAAGTCCTATGGTCGGACAAGACCACAATTACTCGCCTGTGGTCCGATGGAGTCTATTGGGGCTGGGCCCGGCCCGGGGAGAAACTTAGTGATCGGCTGATCACCCCGGCTCTCAGCCACGGTGGAGGTTCCTTCATGTTTTGGGGATGTATGGGATGGCCAGGAACTGGGTATGGCTGCAAGGTAGAAGGATCATTTAATAAGGAGGTTTACGAGGAGATTTTGGGGGACGAATTCACAAGGAGCCTGAAGCACCTGGGGATGAAAGCAAGGGAggttatatatatgcatgataatGCACGCCCCCACAAGGCAAAAGCGCCCACCAAATGGCTCAAAAACCATGGAGTTGAGTGCCTTGAGTGGCCTGCAAACTCTCCCGATCTTAATCCCATCGAAAACTTATGGGCTGAGCTTAAACGACGCCTAGGCGAGTACGAGGAGGTACCTAATGGGATGCTTGAGTTGTGGGAGCGGGTTCAGGTGGTTTGGGATGAATTTGCGCCAGAATACTGTCAGAAACTAATTGAAACTATGCCAAGACGCATGGCTATGGTTTTGGAGAGAAAGGGGAAGTCCATTCCTTATTAA
- a CDS encoding major facilitator superfamily transporter, protein MMGKKDDRDRRTRSGNRRDGTPNRGATGDTPPSELGGQPNQELAFRAALLYFGLLVSNAFGSLMATGILSGMQGKRGITAWRWLFFIEGAITIVIGILAIWLFPDYPHNTRWIKGSQRRLAQARLSEDAAEADEDGANDSAFAGLIMALKDPKVPILAVMTCSQLLGLSFVNFFPTLTATLGYNTTISLLLAAPPWILAAIICLLNAWHAEKTGERFFHIAGWWWVVIVAYIIALSTMATAGRYVSMFLMASGYAGFALTLVWVSNAIPRPPAKRAAAIGIVNGFGNIGNLIGSFAWKVQWSPKYHQSMIIGIATLAFSSALAFVIRTMLIRANRKMDQQDMDALQNQGDAERVREAARLEGITVEEAIRRRRGFRYLH, encoded by the exons ATGATGGGTAAGAAAGACGACCGGGACCGGCGGACGAGGAGCGGCAATCGGAGAGACGGAACGCCTAACCGGGGTGCCACCGGAGACACGCCACCAagcgagctgggtgggcAGCCAAATCAG GAATTGGCTTTTAGGGCTGCACTGTTGTATTTCGGACTTTTAGTTTCGAATGCTTTTGGTAGT CTTATGGCCACTGGCATACTTAGTGGTATGCAAGGAAAAAGAGGGATTACCGCTTGGAGATGGTTGTTCTTTATCGAG GGAGCAATTACCATTGTCATCGGAATCCTAGCCAT CTGGCTATTCCCCGACTAC CCACATAATACGCGTTGGATCAAAGGATCCCAACGGCGTTTGGCGCAAGCCCGGCTTTCGGAGGATGCAGCCGAGGCAGACGAAGACGGTGCAAACGATTC TGCTTTTGCCGGTTTGATCATGGCACTCAAAGATCCCAAAGTGCCGATTCTGGCCGTGATGACTTGCTCCCAGTTGTTAGGCCTCAGTTTTGTCAACTTTTTCCCGAC ATTGACCGCTACGCTTGGATATAATACCACCATATCGCTTCTTCTTGCCGC TCCGCCCTGGATCCTTGCTGCCATCATTTGTCTCCTTAACGCTTGGCATGCCGAAAAGACGGGCGAACGGTTCTTCCATATTGCCGGATGGTGGTGGGTCGTCATTGTCGCATATATAATCGCATTGAGCACCATGGCCACCGCGGGGCGGTATGTGAGTATGTTCTTGATGGCGAGTGGATATGCTG GATTCGCTCTGACACTTGTGTGGGTGAGCAATGCCATCCCTCGTCCTCCTGCAAAACGAGCTGCAGCAATCGGAATCGTCAACGGCT TCGGCAATATTGGAAACCTCATTGGGTCTTTTGCTTGGAAGGTCCAGTGGAGTCCTAAATATCATCAGTCGATGATTATTGGCATCGCGACACTTGCATTCAGCAGCGCCTTGGCATTTG TCATCCGAACGATGCTAATTCGTGCGAACCGTAAGATGGACCAGCAAGATATGGATGCACTTCAGAATCAAGGGGATGCTGAACGTGTACGTGAAGCTGCAAGATTGGAGGGGATCACGGTCGAAGAGGCTATTAGGAGGCGGAGAGGGTTTAGATATTTGCATTAA